In the genome of Candidatus Zixiibacteriota bacterium, one region contains:
- a CDS encoding thrombospondin type 3 repeat-containing protein gives MKEGFFQFGAGKSLALILVMALPTAFGAEQIVSQSVFDTEIKSARHHLMAPLEPLPLISPSQPAEMAFPGAPAAVEQLHPALGRAASGMLFRGYEFHDGISSDHLIWWNVSNNDGATWTSCCAWDIYNATYPSLDYWGNSSRFFATLVTPASFLNGGAVIILEFPDPSNVLTWQGRWADYTGQGWHSMRMADIACDSTVNSWNWGFASLIMSRTYPGSNKVDAPLIFFQLNSLGYTLIDWYDNADGCLTTAADIDPVSKKTYAVYDRFNPTRQQWQLFIRQDFFGDFDSTGEALGKQYTDSTIHIQYPAVASYNGELIVVGAVHQGAAPVDTDIVCWHTGDGDISNLTNSVVIAGTTAAENYPRLSHISGRQFVVTFSRNDSLFASFTCNGGADWSSPVNISGSDNIAAEYRLSDIANGGTRTGWEYQSGGNMSLHFGILTAVDGDGDGIIDPCDNCPALANAGQADSDGDGSGDACDPCPSDPDNDIDGDGYCANLDNCPLIANPTQQDDDSDQHGNACDNCPAIPNANQYDNDLDGMGDACDADDDNDGVPDISDNCPTIANPGQADADSDGIGDACEYLCGDVNMSGAINILDATYVITYLYKGGPPPSPSLDAGDVNNSGAINVLDVTYLITFLYKGGPAPNCG, from the coding sequence ATGAAAGAAGGATTCTTTCAATTTGGCGCCGGAAAATCTCTGGCACTGATTCTCGTAATGGCGCTGCCGACTGCCTTTGGCGCGGAGCAGATTGTTTCACAATCAGTTTTTGATACAGAAATAAAGTCTGCCCGTCATCATCTGATGGCGCCTTTGGAGCCTCTCCCGCTTATATCGCCGTCACAGCCTGCAGAAATGGCATTCCCGGGAGCGCCGGCAGCAGTGGAGCAGTTGCATCCGGCTCTGGGGAGGGCCGCCAGCGGCATGCTTTTCCGCGGATATGAGTTCCATGATGGCATATCGTCCGACCATCTCATCTGGTGGAATGTTTCTAATAACGACGGCGCCACCTGGACCTCCTGCTGCGCCTGGGATATCTATAACGCCACCTATCCGTCGCTCGACTACTGGGGGAACTCCTCACGGTTTTTCGCCACTCTGGTGACACCGGCATCGTTCCTGAATGGCGGGGCGGTGATAATTCTCGAATTCCCTGACCCCTCCAACGTTCTGACCTGGCAGGGGAGATGGGCTGATTATACGGGACAGGGATGGCACAGCATGAGAATGGCTGATATTGCCTGCGACAGCACTGTCAATTCCTGGAACTGGGGCTTTGCGTCACTCATCATGAGCCGCACCTATCCCGGCAGCAACAAAGTGGATGCCCCCTTAATTTTTTTCCAACTCAATTCGCTCGGATATACCCTTATTGACTGGTATGATAACGCCGATGGCTGCCTTACGACCGCAGCCGATATCGACCCGGTATCAAAAAAAACATACGCCGTCTATGACCGCTTCAATCCGACTCGCCAGCAATGGCAGCTTTTTATCAGGCAGGATTTTTTCGGCGATTTCGACTCCACCGGCGAAGCGCTCGGGAAGCAGTACACAGATTCTACCATTCATATTCAGTACCCGGCGGTGGCTTCATATAACGGAGAACTGATTGTTGTCGGGGCGGTGCATCAGGGCGCGGCTCCGGTCGATACCGATATCGTCTGCTGGCACACCGGCGACGGCGATATCAGCAACCTTACCAACAGTGTTGTCATTGCCGGAACAACGGCGGCCGAGAATTACCCGCGCCTATCTCATATCTCCGGCAGGCAGTTTGTCGTAACTTTCAGTCGGAATGACTCGCTCTTCGCTTCTTTTACCTGTAACGGCGGCGCAGACTGGAGTTCACCGGTCAATATCAGCGGCAGCGACAATATCGCCGCCGAATATAGGTTATCTGATATCGCCAACGGAGGAACCAGGACCGGCTGGGAGTACCAGTCCGGTGGGAATATGTCCCTTCATTTTGGGATTCTCACTGCCGTCGATGGAGACGGCGATGGCATTATCGACCCCTGCGACAACTGCCCGGCTTTGGCCAATGCCGGCCAGGCCGACTCTGACGGTGACGGTTCTGGCGATGCCTGCGACCCCTGCCCCTCGGACCCTGACAACGATATCGATGGTGACGGTTACTGCGCCAATCTTGACAACTGCCCCCTCATCGCCAATCCAACCCAGCAGGATGATGACAGCGACCAGCATGGCAATGCCTGCGACAATTGTCCCGCAATTCCCAATGCCAACCAGTATGACAACGACCTTGATGGAATGGGGGACGCCTGTGATGCTGATGATGACAATGACGGCGTTCCCGATATCAGCGATAACTGTCCGACTATCGCCAATCCGGGGCAGGCCGATGCCGATTCGGACGGCATTGGCGACGCCTGCGAGTATCTCTGCGGAGATGTCAACATGAGCGGGGCGATTAACATACTCGATGCGACCTATGTCATAACTTACCTTTATAAAGGGGGACCGCCTCCGTCGCCATCGCTTGATGCCGGCGATGTCAACAACTCGGGTGCGATAAATGTGCTTGATGTCACTTATCTGATTACTTTCCTCTACAAAGGAGGTCCCGCCCCCAATTGCGGATAA